One genomic segment of Candidatus Eisenbacteria bacterium includes these proteins:
- a CDS encoding chemotaxis protein CheA, whose protein sequence is MSELDDKIVNEFLVDSYEGLDRLDRDLVEIESSTGSSAAVVRAFRTLHTIKGTCSFFGFRRLERVAHAGENLLARVRAGELAPSPAITRVLLAVVDTVRSILSSIESTRAEAPGDDGPVLAQIAELTGAQDAAASRGPAGAGAKGATPAGGRPVATEPQVARVPAAAEPADDGTLQRANVRVDVRVLDGLVNLVGELVLARNQLVQHIARQDWTALQTSAQRLNHVTSRLQEEALRTRMQPISALWTRLPRLVHDVAEACGKQVALSMEGTDTELDKTLVEALKDPLVHLVRNAVDHGIESPEARLAAGKPAEGRLRMRAWHEAGQVHLEIQDDGAGLPLARIRERALERGFVRQADADHMSERDWISLVFRPGFSTATRVTSVSGRGVGMDVVKTNLERIGGSIELASQAGAGTRVRLRIPLTLAILPALLVEHAGERYALPQMHLVELVRVSARNLGARIEWLHDSPVYRLRGRLLPLVFLSQVLRGADPRRSPGRGLVVLRAEGRTFGLVVDAVHDTEEIVVKPLSERLRSADLFAGATLLGDGRVALILDVPTLARVAGVSGGEEGFAVAAPAVAGRGLLLVDLCGGGRAAVPLEHIGRIDELHAAEFEHRPGGSAARWRGEVLPVAPLSPAGETRAVPVAADRLYPVLVGRADGRSFGWVVDAIADVVTVEASPAVGGRLLLADRITDLVELAPEFTARFAEPSVASREAA, encoded by the coding sequence GTGAGCGAGTTGGACGACAAGATCGTCAACGAGTTCCTCGTGGACAGCTACGAGGGCCTGGACCGGCTGGACCGCGACCTGGTCGAGATCGAGTCGTCCACCGGTTCCTCGGCCGCGGTCGTGCGCGCGTTTCGGACCCTGCACACGATCAAGGGCACCTGCTCGTTCTTCGGCTTCCGCCGGCTCGAGCGCGTCGCGCACGCGGGCGAGAACCTGCTCGCGCGCGTGCGCGCGGGCGAGCTCGCGCCCAGCCCGGCGATCACGCGGGTGTTGCTCGCGGTCGTGGACACCGTGCGCTCGATCCTCTCGAGCATCGAGTCCACCCGCGCCGAAGCGCCCGGCGACGACGGTCCCGTGCTCGCGCAGATCGCCGAGCTGACGGGAGCGCAGGACGCCGCCGCTTCGCGCGGCCCCGCCGGCGCGGGCGCGAAGGGCGCGACGCCCGCGGGCGGCCGGCCGGTCGCGACCGAACCGCAGGTGGCACGCGTTCCGGCGGCCGCCGAACCCGCCGACGACGGCACGCTGCAACGCGCGAACGTGCGCGTGGACGTGCGCGTGCTCGACGGCCTCGTCAACCTGGTCGGCGAACTCGTGCTGGCCCGCAACCAGCTCGTGCAGCACATCGCGCGGCAGGACTGGACCGCGCTGCAGACGAGCGCGCAGCGGCTCAATCACGTCACCTCGCGCCTGCAGGAGGAAGCCCTGCGCACGCGCATGCAGCCGATCTCGGCGCTGTGGACGAGGCTGCCGCGCCTCGTTCACGACGTCGCCGAGGCGTGCGGCAAGCAGGTGGCGCTGAGCATGGAGGGCACCGACACCGAGCTCGACAAGACGCTGGTCGAGGCGCTCAAGGATCCGCTCGTCCACCTCGTGCGCAACGCCGTGGATCACGGCATCGAATCGCCCGAGGCCCGGCTCGCCGCCGGCAAGCCGGCCGAGGGACGGCTGCGGATGCGCGCCTGGCACGAGGCCGGACAGGTGCACCTCGAGATCCAGGACGACGGCGCGGGACTGCCGCTGGCCCGCATCCGCGAGCGGGCGCTCGAGCGCGGATTCGTCCGGCAGGCGGACGCCGATCACATGAGCGAGCGGGACTGGATCTCGCTGGTCTTCCGCCCCGGATTCTCGACCGCCACGCGCGTGACGAGCGTCTCGGGCCGCGGCGTCGGCATGGACGTCGTCAAGACCAACCTCGAGCGCATCGGCGGCTCCATCGAGCTGGCTTCCCAGGCGGGCGCGGGCACGCGCGTGCGCCTGCGCATTCCGCTCACGCTCGCGATCCTACCGGCGTTGCTCGTCGAACACGCCGGCGAACGCTACGCGCTGCCGCAGATGCACCTGGTCGAGCTGGTCCGCGTCTCGGCACGGAACCTCGGCGCGCGCATCGAGTGGCTGCACGACTCGCCGGTCTACCGCCTGCGCGGCCGGCTGCTGCCGCTGGTGTTCCTCTCGCAGGTCCTGCGCGGCGCCGACCCGCGCCGGTCCCCCGGCCGCGGTCTGGTCGTGCTGCGCGCCGAGGGCCGCACCTTCGGGCTGGTCGTGGACGCGGTGCACGACACCGAGGAGATCGTCGTCAAGCCGCTTTCCGAGCGGCTGCGCTCGGCGGACCTGTTCGCCGGAGCGACGTTGCTCGGCGACGGCCGCGTCGCGCTCATCCTCGACGTGCCGACGCTCGCGCGGGTCGCCGGCGTCAGCGGCGGCGAGGAAGGCTTCGCCGTCGCCGCGCCCGCGGTCGCCGGTCGCGGCCTGCTGCTCGTGGACCTGTGCGGCGGCGGCCGGGCCGCGGTGCCGCTCGAACACATCGGCCGCATTGACGAGCTGCACGCCGCCGAGTTCGAGCACCGCCCGGGAGGCTCCGCCGCCCGCTGGCGGGGCGAGGTGCTGCCTGTGGCGCCACTCTCGCCCGCGGGCGAAACGCGCGCGGTGCCGGTCGCGGCGGACCGCCTCTATCCGGTCCTCGTCGGGCGCGCGGACGGCCGCTCGTTCGGCTGGGTCGTGGACGCGATCGCCGACGTCGTGACGGTCGAGGCGTCTCCGGCCGTGGGCGGGCGACTGCTGCTCGCCGACCGCATCACCGACCTCGTCGAGCTCGCACCCGAGTTCACGGCGCGCTTCGCGGAGCCTTCGGTCGCCTCGCGGGAGGCCGCATGA
- a CDS encoding purine-binding chemotaxis protein CheW: MSATPAAVSGWCTFRVAGRLCGLDVTRVQEVLRPQPVTPLPLAPPAVRGLLNLRGRIVPAVDLRAVLGLPAPEAAAPAGHLVVFDGDSPVSLLVDAIGDVRRSGDCALVPVPHTLEGPARDLIAGAVPLPDDLLLALDLDRILERAFAGAGADPTTGRPPRPAGGTR; this comes from the coding sequence ATGAGCGCGACTCCCGCGGCCGTCTCGGGCTGGTGCACGTTCCGCGTCGCCGGCCGCCTGTGCGGCCTCGACGTCACGCGCGTTCAGGAGGTCCTGCGCCCGCAGCCGGTGACGCCGCTGCCGCTCGCGCCGCCGGCGGTGCGGGGGCTGCTCAACCTGCGCGGCCGGATCGTGCCCGCGGTGGACCTGCGCGCGGTGCTGGGGTTGCCCGCGCCGGAAGCCGCGGCCCCGGCGGGGCACCTCGTCGTCTTCGACGGCGACTCGCCGGTCAGCCTGCTCGTGGACGCGATCGGCGACGTGCGTCGTTCCGGCGACTGCGCGCTCGTGCCCGTGCCCCACACGCTCGAAGGCCCCGCCCGCGACCTCATCGCCGGCGCGGTGCCCCTGCCCGACGACCTGCTGCTCGCGCTCGACCTCGACCGAATCCTCGAACGCGCCTTCGCCGGAGCGGGCGCGGACCCCACCACCGGCCGCCCCCCGCGGCCCGCCGGAGGAACCCGATGA
- a CDS encoding methyl-accepting chemotaxis protein, whose product MNWTVRRRLTALSLLSTFLILAGGGVCWIALDQSSRTARDLGGVARALRFHLEVVHAQAELAGDVHRGLLATNDEELDRVRQDFSAHVAEYDRHRGERDACALDGATKAAIEDGRASAIDYNRRAASILAAAGRGDRTRALASLTAFEASARELEEKNTAITGRLYDHAIAGESRSGEIARRAAVLALLLPLLIAIALWLAARAIRRSIIEPVDHAVNVLDALSSGDLGARADLRTDDELGRMGRAIDRAAASLGTTISNIARNATSVGNASEELASVSQQLFNNAHETSTQSSVVSSASEEVHANVRLVAASAQEVGASIREVAHNAQEAAGVARTAVAVAERANTTVQQLGDSTQQIEDVLEVITSIAEQTNILALNAEIEAARAGEAGKGFAVVANEVKELARETARATEDINRRIDAIRDNSREAVATIGEIVAIIERINATQTTIASAVEQQSAATAEITRSMGEAARGTAEIAETIGAVARSTESTSAGARETQRAANELAMMAAELQRMVVQFRGHAGAPRAAAAPAGDVVPLRRAA is encoded by the coding sequence ATGAACTGGACCGTTCGCCGAAGGCTCACAGCCCTCAGCCTGCTGAGCACCTTCCTGATCCTCGCCGGGGGTGGCGTCTGCTGGATCGCGCTCGATCAGTCGAGCCGCACAGCGCGCGACCTGGGCGGCGTGGCGCGGGCGCTGCGCTTCCACCTCGAGGTCGTGCACGCGCAGGCGGAGCTGGCGGGCGACGTCCACCGCGGCCTGCTGGCCACGAACGACGAGGAACTCGACCGCGTCCGGCAGGACTTTTCGGCGCACGTCGCCGAGTACGACCGCCATCGCGGCGAACGTGACGCCTGCGCCCTGGACGGCGCGACGAAGGCGGCGATCGAGGACGGCCGTGCGAGTGCGATCGACTACAACCGCCGGGCCGCCTCGATCCTGGCCGCGGCGGGCAGGGGCGACCGCACCCGTGCGCTCGCGTCGCTGACCGCGTTCGAGGCGAGCGCCCGCGAGCTCGAGGAGAAGAACACCGCCATCACCGGCCGGCTCTACGACCACGCGATCGCGGGCGAGAGCCGCAGCGGCGAGATCGCACGGCGCGCCGCCGTGCTGGCGCTGCTGCTGCCGCTGCTCATCGCCATCGCCCTGTGGCTCGCCGCCCGTGCCATCCGGCGCAGCATCATCGAGCCGGTGGACCACGCCGTGAACGTGCTCGACGCGCTGTCGAGCGGCGACCTGGGCGCGCGCGCCGACCTGCGCACCGACGACGAGCTGGGCCGCATGGGCCGCGCGATTGATCGCGCCGCCGCGAGCCTCGGCACCACCATCTCGAACATCGCCCGCAACGCCACCTCGGTGGGCAACGCCTCCGAGGAGCTGGCGAGCGTCAGCCAGCAGCTGTTCAACAACGCGCACGAGACCTCGACCCAGTCGAGCGTCGTCTCGAGCGCCTCCGAGGAGGTGCACGCCAACGTCCGCCTGGTCGCCGCCTCGGCGCAGGAGGTCGGAGCCAGCATCCGCGAGGTCGCGCACAACGCCCAGGAGGCGGCCGGCGTCGCCCGCACCGCCGTCGCGGTCGCCGAGCGCGCGAACACCACCGTGCAGCAGCTCGGCGACAGCACGCAGCAGATCGAGGACGTCCTCGAGGTGATCACCTCGATCGCCGAGCAGACCAACATCCTCGCGCTCAACGCCGAGATCGAGGCGGCGCGCGCCGGCGAGGCCGGCAAGGGCTTCGCGGTCGTCGCCAACGAGGTCAAGGAGCTGGCGCGCGAGACCGCCCGCGCCACCGAGGACATCAACCGGCGCATTGACGCGATCCGCGACAACAGCCGCGAGGCCGTCGCCACGATCGGCGAGATCGTCGCGATCATCGAGCGCATCAACGCCACCCAGACCACGATCGCCTCGGCGGTCGAGCAGCAGAGCGCCGCGACCGCCGAGATCACCCGCAGCATGGGTGAGGCGGCCCGAGGCACGGCCGAGATCGCCGAGACGATCGGCGCCGTGGCGCGCTCGACCGAGAGCACCAGCGCGGGCGCGCGCGAGACCCAGCGCGCCGCGAACGAGCTGGCGATGATGGCGGCCGAGCTGCAGCGCATGGTCGTCCAGTTCCGCGGTCACGCGGGCGCGCCGCGCGCGGCCGCCGCGCCGGCCGGCGACGTGGTCCCTCTGCGGAGAGCCGCATGA
- a CDS encoding methyl-accepting chemotaxis protein: protein MKSRLTNLPLHRHLAILSLAPAASVAVFAVVFLLRAGYEAAALGVFAALCAPVLAVAAVYGRGLIRVVYADVRALTHMASAMADGRLDVRVPVEGHGEVTNLCLAMNRLNDALVSVTGQLQRQSQALARASEEMSIVSFEMSTNAENTSGGVAGLSSSAQEVSQSVGAVAVAVEQMGGSILEISKNTTEAARIAAAAAAEAHSASGTVTRLGASSDTITGVVQTIASIARQTNLLALNATIEAARAGEAGKGFAVVAHEVKELARSTSAATENVARTIESVRADTHDAVEAIERIRDTIVQIKQISSSIASAVDEQLATTSEIGRSLGLAASGAIEMSDGTGQVAEAAQQSAAGSSRTQSAAGELARLATHMRRLTDRFRLDSTATASAEPGAGAPHAPEDQELRRAA from the coding sequence ATGAAGTCCCGGCTGACGAACCTGCCGCTGCACCGCCACCTCGCGATCCTGTCGCTCGCGCCGGCCGCGAGCGTCGCGGTCTTCGCCGTGGTGTTCCTGCTGCGTGCGGGATACGAGGCGGCGGCCCTCGGGGTCTTCGCCGCGCTGTGCGCGCCCGTGCTCGCCGTGGCCGCCGTGTACGGGCGCGGCCTGATCCGGGTCGTGTACGCGGACGTGCGCGCGCTCACCCACATGGCCTCGGCCATGGCCGACGGGCGGCTCGACGTCCGCGTTCCCGTCGAGGGCCACGGCGAGGTCACCAACCTGTGCCTCGCGATGAACCGCCTGAACGACGCGCTCGTCTCGGTGACCGGCCAGCTCCAACGCCAGTCGCAGGCGCTCGCGCGCGCCTCCGAGGAGATGAGCATCGTCAGCTTCGAGATGAGCACCAACGCCGAGAACACCTCCGGCGGCGTCGCGGGGCTGTCCTCGAGCGCGCAGGAGGTCAGCCAGAGCGTCGGCGCCGTCGCCGTCGCCGTCGAGCAGATGGGCGGCAGCATCCTCGAGATCTCGAAGAACACCACCGAGGCGGCCCGCATCGCCGCCGCCGCCGCCGCCGAAGCCCATTCGGCGAGCGGAACGGTCACGCGCCTCGGCGCGAGCAGCGACACGATCACGGGCGTCGTTCAGACGATCGCCTCGATCGCGCGGCAGACGAACCTGCTGGCGCTCAACGCGACCATCGAGGCGGCGCGCGCCGGCGAGGCCGGCAAGGGCTTCGCGGTCGTCGCCCACGAGGTCAAGGAACTGGCCCGCAGCACGTCGGCGGCCACCGAGAACGTCGCCCGCACGATCGAGAGCGTGCGCGCCGACACGCACGACGCCGTCGAGGCGATCGAGCGCATCCGCGACACCATCGTCCAGATCAAGCAGATCTCCAGCTCGATCGCGAGCGCCGTGGACGAGCAGCTCGCCACGACGAGCGAGATCGGGCGCAGCCTCGGCCTGGCCGCGAGCGGCGCGATCGAGATGAGCGACGGCACCGGGCAGGTCGCCGAAGCCGCGCAGCAGTCGGCCGCCGGCTCGTCGCGCACGCAGAGCGCCGCCGGCGAACTCGCGCGGCTCGCCACGCACATGCGCCGCCTCACCGATCGCTTCCGGCTCGATTCCACCGCCACCGCCAGCGCCGAGCCCGGCGCGGGCGCCCCGCACGCACCCGAGGATCAGGAACTCCGCCGGGCCGCGTGA
- a CDS encoding response regulator — MKALVVDDSRAMRSIIGKYLRELGFEVFDAASGLQALVDIRKIDGLSLVLVDWNMPEMDGCEFLQKVRNEPQFQDVPIMMVTTESEMEQVAVALEAGANEYLMKPFDKQGLLEKLLLLGVDPGEQAA, encoded by the coding sequence ATGAAGGCACTGGTCGTTGACGATTCACGCGCCATGCGCAGCATCATCGGAAAGTACCTTCGCGAACTGGGCTTCGAGGTGTTCGACGCCGCGAGCGGCCTGCAGGCGCTGGTGGACATCCGCAAGATCGACGGGCTCTCGCTCGTTCTGGTGGACTGGAACATGCCCGAAATGGACGGCTGCGAGTTCCTGCAGAAGGTCCGCAACGAGCCGCAGTTCCAGGACGTGCCGATCATGATGGTCACGACCGAGAGCGAGATGGAGCAGGTGGCCGTCGCGCTCGAGGCCGGGGCGAACGAGTACCTGATGAAGCCGTTCGACAAGCAGGGCCTGCTCGAGAAGCTGCTTCTGCTCGGCGTGGACCCGGGCGAGCAGGCGGCGTGA
- the cheB gene encoding chemotaxis-specific protein-glutamate methyltransferase CheB produces the protein MKRIRVLVIDDSVTVRQLLVDALSADPEVHVVGTAPNGALGVTLLPRLVPDVVVLDVDMPVMDGLAFLQRVRPAWPKLPIIVFSTHTTHGAETTLQAMWFGATDYVAKPSASDFESAVQQARRDLLPRIKAFARRDAAAAGPAPPRAGALAASAGPPASPGPAPRPTVVAIGASTGGPRALAELLGALPADFPLPVLIVQHMPPLFTRHLADGLSAQCELPVLEAGHGATLEPGTIWVAPGDHHLTVGRDGPQLRLWLDQGPPENACRPSVNPLFRSVADVFGHGALGVVLTGMGQDGLDGASRIRAARGQVIVQDEPSSVVWGMPGAIARAGLADKVLPLASIAPEILVRAHRSGGRRAA, from the coding sequence ATGAAACGCATCCGCGTCCTGGTGATCGACGACAGCGTCACCGTCCGCCAGCTGCTGGTGGACGCCCTGTCGGCCGATCCGGAGGTTCACGTCGTCGGCACGGCGCCCAACGGCGCGCTCGGCGTGACGCTTCTGCCGCGGCTCGTGCCGGACGTCGTCGTGCTCGACGTGGACATGCCGGTCATGGACGGGCTCGCGTTCCTGCAGCGCGTGCGCCCGGCGTGGCCGAAGCTGCCGATCATCGTGTTCAGCACGCACACGACCCACGGCGCCGAGACCACGCTTCAGGCGATGTGGTTCGGCGCGACCGACTACGTCGCCAAGCCCAGCGCCTCCGACTTCGAGTCCGCCGTTCAGCAGGCGCGCCGCGACCTGCTGCCGCGGATCAAGGCCTTCGCGCGCCGCGACGCGGCCGCCGCCGGCCCCGCGCCCCCGCGTGCGGGCGCCCTCGCCGCGTCCGCCGGCCCCCCCGCCTCGCCGGGTCCCGCGCCGCGCCCGACCGTCGTGGCGATCGGCGCGTCCACCGGCGGCCCGCGCGCGCTGGCCGAGTTGCTCGGGGCGCTGCCCGCCGACTTTCCCCTGCCGGTGCTGATCGTCCAGCACATGCCGCCGCTTTTCACCCGCCACCTCGCCGACGGACTGTCGGCGCAGTGCGAGCTGCCGGTGCTCGAGGCCGGGCACGGCGCGACGCTCGAACCCGGAACCATCTGGGTCGCTCCCGGAGATCACCACCTGACGGTCGGACGCGACGGTCCGCAGCTGCGGCTGTGGCTCGACCAGGGACCGCCGGAGAACGCGTGTCGCCCGTCGGTGAACCCGCTCTTCCGCTCCGTCGCCGACGTCTTCGGCCACGGCGCGCTCGGCGTCGTGCTGACCGGCATGGGCCAGGACGGGCTCGACGGCGCGAGCCGCATCCGCGCCGCGCGCGGCCAGGTGATCGTGCAGGACGAGCCGAGCAGCGTCGTCTGGGGCATGCCCGGCGCGATCGCCCGTGCCGGGCTCGCCGACAAGGTGCTGCCGCTCGCTTCCATCGCGCCCGAGATTCTCGTCCGTGCCCATCGCTCCGGAGGCCGACGTGCAGCCTGA
- a CDS encoding protein-glutamate O-methyltransferase CheR — protein MLRTLLFQRTGIRLEEGKEYFVEMRLCSLATDEGFGSPTDVLEVLRTEESWGVLHRRVAECLAIAETSWFRDVHPFDELRRSVLPQLIQRRTTTRELRLWSAACASGQEPYSVAMLLREHFPQLVSWHVHLLATDFSTSVLRRAREAVYSQIEVNRGLPAPMLVKWFRKDGLDWRLRDDARNAVEFRELNLTAPWPAMPPQDIVLLRNVLLYFDAATRRTVLRNVHRVLAPDGLLFLGGGETTLTMDDSFEPVSFGRTVAFRPRPGVR, from the coding sequence ATGCTGCGCACGCTGCTCTTCCAGCGCACCGGCATCCGTCTCGAGGAGGGCAAGGAGTACTTCGTCGAGATGCGCCTGTGCTCGCTCGCGACCGACGAGGGCTTCGGCTCGCCCACCGACGTGCTCGAGGTCCTGCGAACCGAGGAGAGCTGGGGCGTGCTTCACCGCCGCGTGGCGGAATGCCTCGCCATCGCCGAGACGTCGTGGTTCCGCGACGTGCACCCGTTCGACGAGCTGCGCCGCAGCGTGCTGCCGCAGCTCATCCAGCGGCGCACGACCACGCGCGAACTGCGCCTGTGGAGCGCCGCCTGCGCGAGCGGGCAGGAGCCGTACAGCGTCGCGATGCTGCTGCGCGAGCACTTTCCGCAGCTCGTCTCGTGGCACGTGCACCTGCTGGCCACCGACTTCTCGACCAGCGTGCTGCGGCGCGCCCGCGAGGCGGTGTACAGCCAGATCGAGGTCAACCGCGGACTCCCCGCGCCGATGCTGGTGAAGTGGTTCCGCAAGGACGGGCTCGACTGGCGGCTGCGCGACGACGCGCGCAACGCGGTCGAGTTCCGCGAGCTGAACCTGACCGCGCCGTGGCCGGCGATGCCGCCGCAGGACATCGTGCTGCTCCGCAACGTGCTGCTCTACTTCGACGCCGCGACGCGCCGCACCGTGCTGCGCAACGTGCACCGCGTGCTCGCCCCCGACGGCCTGCTGTTCCTGGGCGGGGGCGAGACCACGCTCACCATGGACGACTCGTTCGAACCGGTTTCGTTCGGCCGCACCGTGGCCTTCCGGCCGCGGCCGGGCGTCCGCTGA
- a CDS encoding chemotaxis protein CheX, with the protein MGRDTIPMQEWLKTFEAAAAEFATGSMRFDAKTDLATAETARPGAYIAILSERNSIHLGLSTTSAGLHALARGLLGLRASEDLTDKEVADGVSEVMNIVAGKVKSQMAGRDGQLRLGLPMYLPSPISAGPGMEVLGAEVRLGPVPCRLSVYRRTLQQRKAA; encoded by the coding sequence ATGGGCCGTGACACGATCCCGATGCAGGAGTGGTTGAAGACCTTCGAGGCCGCCGCGGCCGAGTTCGCCACCGGTTCCATGCGCTTCGACGCGAAGACCGATCTCGCCACCGCCGAGACCGCGCGTCCCGGCGCGTACATCGCCATCCTCTCGGAGCGCAACTCCATCCATCTCGGGCTCTCGACGACCAGCGCCGGGCTGCACGCGCTCGCCCGCGGCCTGCTCGGGCTGCGCGCGAGCGAGGACCTGACCGACAAGGAAGTCGCCGACGGTGTCTCGGAGGTGATGAACATCGTCGCCGGCAAGGTGAAGTCGCAGATGGCGGGCCGCGACGGCCAGCTCCGGCTCGGGCTGCCGATGTACCTGCCGAGTCCCATCAGCGCCGGGCCCGGCATGGAAGTGCTCGGCGCCGAAGTCCGGCTCGGGCCGGTGCCCTGCCGGCTCAGCGTCTATCGCCGCACGCTCCAGCAGCGCAAGGCGGCGTAG